A portion of the Tachysurus vachellii isolate PV-2020 chromosome 14, HZAU_Pvac_v1, whole genome shotgun sequence genome contains these proteins:
- the LOC132857028 gene encoding protocadherin gamma-A6-like, with protein sequence MLDVDGEHVFKLRQSWNLSSRFTILLFCLMGAVNGQIRYSIPEELKPGLFVGDVVKDLGLDVKRLVSGKARLVIDDSKQYLELNRNNGNLVVKERMDREEICGQKSPCSFGLEILLENPLEFFSVTIEIEDINDHAPAFSKKEINLETSEWAPIGTVFLLDAATDPDVGLNTLQSYSLKPTDHFSLKQHNRADGSKYAEMVLQNPLDREKHSQHLLILTAVDGGNPPRSGTVQIVINVLDANDNLPVFTETLYKASVQENIAPGTFIIKISATDEDEGHNGNVTYSFTNMEEAHQVFIVNAKNGEVRLSGNLDYEVVHHYEINLQAKDHGGLAGTSKLVIDVLDVNDNHPIIALTSFSGKIQEDSPHGTVVALISVQDLDSGKNGNFNLNVNQNVPFTIKQSPRKYYTLVTNGALDREKNPIFNLTLTATDEGTPPLSKEKTVLLEIIDVNDNAPSFSKNEYRTQIVENNSLGVSIIKVQANDADKGQNARITYSLLESEVSGSSVSTYFSINADSGILYAIRSFDYEQVKEFKMQVQAQDGGSPPLRSNVTIFVNVQDQNDNAPQILYPVQTSGSVVAEMVPRSADVGYLVTKVVAVDVDSGQNAWLSYKLHNPTDRALFDVGLQNGEIRTVRKVTDKDAVKQKLTVVVEDNGQPSRSATVNVNVVVADTFPEVLSEFTDFTHDKEYNDNLTFYLVLALAVVSFLFIMSIIAILSVKCYRWRRERMFYKSGANLPVIPYYPPLYTDVGGTGTLQHIYNYEAYRTTDSRKSDRKYSRPPTESIINLDTDGTPTLTHAFIGRPASSALQ encoded by the exons ATGTTGGATGTCGATGGAGAACACGTATTTAAACTAAGACAGTCTTGGAATTTGTCATCAAGGTTCACCATTCTCCTTTTTTGTCTGATGGGCGCGGTGAACGGACAAATCCGTTATTCCATCCCAGAAGAATTGAAACCTGGATTGTTTGTTGGAGATGTGGTGAAAGATCTGGGCTTGGACGTTAAGAGGTTGGTATCGGGCAAAGCGCGTCTGGTTATTGATGACAGTAAGCAGTACCTCGAGCTAAACCGTAACAATGGCAATTTAGTAGTGAAAGAAAGGATGGACAGAGAGGAGATCTGTGGTCAGAAATCTCCATGTAGCTTCGGGTTGGAGATTTTGCTCGAAAATCctctagaatttttttcagttactatagaaatcgAAGATATAAATGATCACGCACCAGCGTTTtccaaaaaagaaattaatcttGAAACTAGCGAGTGGGCACCGATAGGTACTGTTTTCTTGTTGGATGCAGCAACAGACCCCGATGTTGGTTTAAATACTCTTCAAAGCTACAGCTTAAAACCTACTGATCATTTTTCTTTGAAGCAGCATAATCGAGCTGACGGCAGCAAGTACGCAGAAATGGTGCTGCAGAATCCACTAGACCGGGAGAAACACAGCCAGCATTTGTTAATATTAACGGCTGTCGATGGTGGAAACCCACCCCGTTCTGGAACCGTGCAAATAGTAATAAATGTCCTCGACGCAAATGACAACCTTCCTGTGTTTACAGAAACTTTGTATAAAGCGAGTGTGCAAGAGAATATAGCGCCTGGCacgtttattattaaaatcagtGCCACCGATGAAGATGAAGGTCACAACGGAAATGTGACGTATTCGTTTACCAATATGGAGGAAGCACATCAAGTGTTTATCGTAAATGCAAAAAACGGTGAAGTAAGACTATCTGGTAATCTGGACTATGAAGTAGTGCATCATTACGAAATTAATTTACAGGCTAAAGATCACGGGGGTCTGGCAGGTACGAGTAAATTAGTTATAGATGTTTTAGATGTGAACGATAATCACCCGATCATTGCCTTAACATCCTTCTCGGGTAAGATTCAAGAAGATTCTCCTCACGGCACAGTTGTTGCCTTAATCAGTGTGCAGGATTTAGACTCTGGTAAAAACGGAAACTTTAATTTGAATGTTAACCAAAATGTGCCATTTACAATTAAACAATCACCGCGGAAATATTATACTTTGGTTACCAATGGAGCTTTGGATAGAGAAAAAAATCCTATTTTCAATTTGACGTTAACTGCCACTGACGAAGGCACTCCCCCATTGTCTAAAGAGAAAACAGTTTTACTAGAAATCATCGATGTAAACGATAATGCACCGTCTTTTAGTAAAAATGAATATAGAACACAAATAGTAGAAAATAACTCTCTGGGCGTATCAATCATCAAAGTTCAAGCAAACGATGCTGATAAAGGACAAAACGCACGCATCACTTACTCTCTCTTAGAGAGTGAAGTCAGCGGCTCATCTGTGTCGACATATTTCTCTATTAATGCAGATAGTGGGATACTTTACGCAATTCGCTCATTTGACTACGAACAGGTTAAAGAGTTTAAAATGCAGGTGCAAGCTCAGGATGGTGGCTCTCCGCCTCTCCGGAGCAATGTAACAATCTTCGTAAACGTTCAGGACCAGAATGACAACGCGCCTCAGATTCTGTATCCAGTACAAACTAGTGGCTCTGTGGTGGCTGAAATGGTGCCTCGTTCAGCAGATGTGGGATATCTTGTCACTAAAGTGGTGGCTGTGGATGTGGACTCTGGACAGAATGCCTGGCTCTCATATAAACTACACAATCCGACAGACAGAGCGCTGTTTGATGTGGGCTTACAGAATGGAGAAATAAGAACTGTGCGTAAAGTCACCGATAAAGATGCTGTGAAACAGAAGCTCACTGTTGTAGTGGAGGACAACGGACAGCCCTCTCGTTCAGCTACAGTCAATGTTAACGTGGTGGTGGCGGACACTTTCCCTGAAGTGCTCTCAGAGTTCACTGACTTTACGCACGACAAGGAATACAACGACAACCTGACATTTTATCTAGTCTTGGCCTTAGCTGTagtttcatttctctttatcATGTCCATCATAGCTATACTGTCAGTGAAATGCTACAGATGGAGACGTGAGCGAATGTTTTACAAATCCGGTGCCAATCTACCAGTTATTCCGTATTACCCACCTCTTTACACAGATGTAGGGGGAACAGGAACTTTACAGCATATATACAATTACGAAGCTTACAGAACTACTGACTCTAGAAAGAGTGACAGGAAATACTCCAGACCTCCTACTGAGAGCATCATTAATCTGGATACCGATGGAACACCAACGCTGACTCA tgcgttcataggtagacctgccagcagtgcattgcagtaa